One Nerophis ophidion isolate RoL-2023_Sa linkage group LG06, RoL_Noph_v1.0, whole genome shotgun sequence genomic region harbors:
- the c1ql4a gene encoding complement C1q-like protein 4, translated as MVLVLLVAIPLLVHTTKGGKTGSDGSHYEMLGSCRMVCDPYATSQPGQELTAVSPPPQDYSGKKIKSGIRGPPGIPGPIGARGPPGEPGKPGPQGPPGPGPGGYSPSLYTPKIAFYAGLRKQHEGSEILKFDDVVTNVGNYYEPSTGKFTCPLPGIYFFTYHVLMRGGDGTSMWADLKKNGLVRASAIAQDADQNYDYASNSVILHLDVGDEVCVQLDGGKVHGGNTNKYSTFSGFLIYPD; from the exons ATGGTTCTCGTTCTGCTGGTGGCCATTCCCCTGCTTGTCCACACAACCAAAGGAgggaaaacaggaagtgacggcAGCCATTATGAAATGCTGGGAAGCTGCAGGATGGTTTGTGATCCTTACGCCACCTCACAGCCAGGCCAGGAGTTGACAGCTGTGTCTCCGCCGCCCCAGGATTACTCTGGGAAGAAGATCAAGTCAGGCATACGGGGACCTCCGGGAATCCCTGGCCCCATAGGAGCACGTGGGCCCCCTGGGGAGCCAGGCAAGCCAGGGCCGCAAGGTCCGCCAGGTCCAGGTCCTGGTGGCTACTCTCCCTCCCTCTACACTCCCAAAATTGCCTTTTACGCAGGGCTCCGCAAGCAGCACGAGGGCAGTGAGATACTGAAGTTTGACGACGTGGTAACCAACGTAGGCAACTACTACGAGCCCAGCACTGGCAAGTTTACCTGTCCGCTGCCTGGCATTTACTTTTTCACCTACCACGTGCTCATGAGAGGTGGGGACGGCACCAGCATGTGGGCGGACCTGAAGAAGAACGGACTG GTAAGAGCCAGCGCCATCGCTCAGGACGCAGATCAGAATTATGACTACGCCTCAAACAGTGTGATCCTGCACTTGGACGTGGGCGACGAGGTGTGTGTGCAGCTGGACGGCGGCAAGGTCCACGGAGGCAACACAAACAAGTATAGCACCTTCTCTGGCTTCCTCATCTACCCAGACTGA